The Primulina tabacum isolate GXHZ01 chromosome 1, ASM2559414v2, whole genome shotgun sequence genome contains the following window.
GAAGTCAATATTTAGAAGTAATCAAAAGCTGAGGAAAATGATACTGCAAACTGTGAAAATACATGGTGCACTAGAGCAAGAATCCGATGAACGGTTCCCACTGGAAACCTTATCTTGAGTGAATCCAATAATTGTTCGTCGCCTGGGTACACATGATATGTTACTCAGGGTAACATCTTGTTCCACATAATTGATCAATGCATCCCTTTACACAACCTCAACATTATAAATGGTAGCGTGAGTATTCTTTACCCTGACACTGAAATATACCCAGCATGTTGTCCAATAAAGCGAGTTTGATTGATACATAAACGAAAACAAACAGAAAATAGCATTCATTATTTAAACACGGTTCCTTAAAAAACCAAGAAACGTACTTCAAATATCTAAATTCAGAAACAGGAGACAAAGGCATCATAACCACATTAAAAGACGAACACTTGCATATAAGAGATAGTAAACTTGTTTATCAAAACAGCATTGGTTCATACATGATACCAGTTCAAGTTTCAAACTCGTGCACGAAAATCTTCCATTACACACTGACTTGCATTCTGGAAATTAAATCCAAGCTAGATCTTACATAGCATGCATCTATTACTCATTCATAACAGGTTTGTTTTCATTTGCTTTTGGCTTCTGTTCCCTTGGCTTCTGCTCTTCAGTTTTCCTGGATTCACATTCATAAGTATTCAATAAGATACAGGAAAAACAAGAAACGTACCAATCTTTTACAATTAAAAATTTCAGAACAAGAAGTTCCTGCGGATGATATATTCATACAAAAAGTTGAATCTTGTCAAAAGAAACACCTCAATGATATGTAAATACCATCATGCATCGATAAGGGACTAAAAGTGTATCctgttaaataaataaaatacaatgCAATCACAAAATCTCCATGCTAACTAACGAAGGGTAAAAAAACTCACAATCTTGTGGTCACACAGACACCGTTTTTGGTTTTATTTATTGAAATAGTTTTCCATCTCGGGAAACAAAACTAAGCATTATCATTTCCATCTCATGTTTACTTCTCTAGACATCTTCATCCCTTTTAATTCAACTTTCATCACTTCTAAAATGTAGTATTATTATACTACATCCTAAAAGACTAAGCGTAGATGGAAAATTAGTACACAAATCTATAGTAAGAAACATATTCATAAAGATTAGAGGTTCCCTCGAAACTTTACAAATCACCAGAACAAGATGAAACAATCATTTCAAGGAATCATATACAAACTCTTGACGAAATTGAAAATACCTCTTGTCGGAAGAGCCACCCTTCTGACTGAGGAAAGAACGGAAAAGGGGAGAATTGACGTCGTAAATCATTTTACCCAGTCGCTTGCACGGCGGAACGAACCCTAGGTAGTAACACCAGGTTAAATTGCTAATTCGTCTGGTCCACCTGCCTTGTAAACTACATACAGGCTTGGGTGATCAAATAAAACCAACCCCCAAAGCCCAATAATACTCTCTAAAAAAGCCCAATAATAAATAGGCctctttttctttatttttttcaaatttttaaaaatcaaaatatttgtacatattttgttataatatacatcattttttgttttaaaaaattcatacgCAATATCTCACTAATCAATTTTATGtgacaaattttttatattatctatgaaaaaatattatttttatgttaaaaatataacatttttcctAAGTCTCACGATTATAAATCCAGATATTGTCCAACTCTTATTTAATTATGGATTCTTGacttttataatattattttcttgTGTTCATACTGACTTTGTGTTCATACTGAcaagaaaataatattatttaattatgggTTTGACCTTGTCATACAGACTTTTCAAaatcttcaaattttaaaattcaaagtcAAGCCCATCTAAAGAAAACAAACCCAAATGTAAAATTTAGGGTACATGTATATGATCTAGGTAAAaattgtgtgaaacggtctcacgagtcgtattttatgagacggataaTTTATTTggctcatccatgaaaaattattattttttatgctaagaatattgctttttattataaatattggtagggttgatccgtctcacatataaaaaaagACCTACTCGATGACCTAAGCGTTTATTTTGATTAAATCATGGGAAGTACAAGATTCACAATGCATCTTCAtataacttttttaaaaaaaggaaaaaaatttaatctatattatattaatcATAATAGGTTTTAAATTATTcgcaaacatgaatttcaaacgaagatttttgaaaataaaaaataatggaGGGGCGATATAGGTTATGGAAATAATTGGTTAGCGTGGCGATTAAATGACGATCGGCCTATCCAACCCTTGTTGTATCGTTGCGTGGGCAGCTAACCTACCCCATAATAATGACATTATTATTGCCACTGCTTTGCTTCAAATTTCATGAACCAGAATTCATATAAAATAAGATGTTAATTGTGAAGTTTTTAAACTGTCAAACCAGTTTACAAGAGTGTCTGCAATTACACAAAAATTCGATTATTCGCGTAGTGTGATGTTACATTAAGCGGGTAAGTCATTATTCGATTACCAGAGTGTCTGCAATCACAAAAAAACTCGATTATTCAACTATCACATTATGACtagatataatttttaataaaccgGTGAAAGATTGGTCTTGTATTGTGATTTTTCGTTAAGCACGTAGGCAATTAGTCCACGGACTCGATAGATTAAAACACTACAAGGTGTCCAGAAATCAAGAGATTATTAGTAAATAAATAATGAATTTAAGAAACTGTGTTTactgaaaaaaatagaaagatgATTTTCGATCTAGTGTGTATTCTTAATTCATATAATAAATGAGTTAAAAGagaaaatttgttttgacaTCCTCTCAGTTAGTATagtctgatataaatatttatGACATGATTGTttgtagggatgtaaatgaatcaAACCGTTGATGAGCTATTccgagctcggctcgataaaAAGCTCATTTGAGTTCGTTTGTTAACTATATAACTTGAACTCGACAATTTAATCAAACCAAACTCAAATCTAAGGATATTTGGCTCGTGAGTTTGGAAACATGTTCGTTAATAGAATCGCAAGctagctcgagctcggctcatttattgagttgacaaataaaaatattagtactgATAAAATTTACACTTTTATGTATGACTTAGAATTAGTTCATAGATATATTTAATCTTTATCAAGTTCGAATCAAAgtcaaactcgagctcaattgTATGTTTTAAGAGCTCGAAAATGAGTAAAGCTCAAGTCAAGCttgttaaacatgataaacaaGTTATTAaatgaatcaagctcgagccCGGCTTGATTAACATGATAAGCGAGCTTTTAACAAGCCGAGATCGAGCTTGTCACGAGTTTAATAATTTCAAGACAATTTGAACTCGAGTTTGATGACAAAAgttcgaatcgagctcgagctctCTATCAATTTTAAATGAACCAAGCTCAAACCTGATATTATTTGACTTGATTTGGATTCTTTATATCCCTAATTGCTTGTAAAACAGGCAATAATGTTCGGAAACTAGGCACACATTATATTCGAACATATTTCTATTTCATTtagttatattatttttttaagtacattaaaatctacaattgaaaataatcagAGAGAAAGATATTAAATTTTCTTATCTTATTTCGAAAAAGTGTTTATTAGGACAAATGTAATTCGTTAACTATCAAGTCATTTGTGTAAAAATATAGTGGAAAAATCCTTGATTTTGTCCATCATGTAAATTAGCCCAATTCCATATAATTACCTcagttttccttcttttttttttatatatgaaaaAATTGGATTTACAAATTATTAAAGATGATTTTGAAATCAGGTAGTGAAATCCTTATTGCTATATTACTGCTTCCGCATGCTAA
Protein-coding sequences here:
- the LOC142550577 gene encoding wound-induced basic protein, yielding MIYDVNSPLFRSFLSQKGGSSDKRKTEEQKPREQKPKANENKPVMNE